The following coding sequences lie in one Haladaptatus sp. DJG-WS-42 genomic window:
- a CDS encoding cupin domain-containing protein, translating into MHAKVNLDEIEMREVGSDSPKLKAVGYELRPQKMRPNVWVCEPGQRLNRHRQKTQEELYHILSGTFEMHYEDSAEELKAGDVVVVSPDEIRQLVCVTAGEVFIVGAPNVKDDGIVLNED; encoded by the coding sequence ATGCACGCGAAGGTGAATCTGGACGAAATCGAGATGCGAGAAGTCGGGTCTGACTCTCCAAAGCTGAAAGCCGTCGGCTACGAACTCAGGCCACAGAAGATGCGCCCGAACGTCTGGGTGTGCGAACCCGGCCAACGGCTGAATCGCCACCGGCAGAAAACCCAAGAAGAACTCTACCACATCCTGAGCGGCACCTTCGAGATGCACTACGAGGATTCGGCGGAAGAACTGAAAGCGGGGGACGTGGTGGTCGTCTCGCCCGACGAAATCCGCCAACTCGTTTGTGTAACCGCGGGTGAAGTGTTCATCGTCGGCGCGCCGAATGTGAAAGACGATGGAATCGTGTTGAACGAAGATTAG
- a CDS encoding NAD(P)-dependent oxidoreductase codes for MAETVLVTGGTGFIGAYVAQDLVHAGHDVVAYDLSTDKTRLDKLGVADDVSVVRGDVTDPTAVVRAVKESGATRIIHLAALLTTAAEANPRAAMDVNIQGTNNVFEAARTLSDQVERVAWASSAAAFAPPSNYGEWVTEADLVYPDTLYGATKVYNEHQAKVYLEEFGVSHVALRPTVAYGPYRETGGSAFLAQMIERPALGKSFSVEFGDQIIDWQYVRDIAQAFRLAAFAPEDDLTQRVYNVRGELATIREAAEVVKKVIPDADLSVSDEGELPWTQVLDMTKAKQDLGYDPEYDLETGIREYVKVLREEAGLEPL; via the coding sequence ATGGCAGAAACGGTACTCGTCACCGGCGGCACTGGCTTCATCGGCGCATACGTGGCCCAAGACCTCGTCCACGCGGGTCACGACGTGGTCGCGTACGACCTTTCGACCGACAAAACCCGCCTCGACAAACTCGGCGTGGCAGACGATGTGTCGGTGGTTCGCGGTGACGTGACCGACCCGACCGCCGTTGTCCGCGCGGTCAAAGAGTCGGGCGCGACGCGCATCATCCATCTCGCTGCGCTGCTCACGACGGCCGCAGAAGCGAACCCACGGGCCGCGATGGACGTGAACATCCAGGGGACGAACAACGTCTTCGAGGCGGCTCGCACCCTTTCTGACCAAGTCGAGCGCGTCGCGTGGGCCTCAAGCGCCGCCGCCTTCGCCCCGCCGAGCAACTACGGCGAGTGGGTGACCGAAGCCGACCTCGTGTATCCTGACACGCTCTACGGCGCGACGAAGGTGTACAACGAACATCAGGCGAAGGTATACTTAGAAGAGTTCGGCGTCTCGCACGTTGCCCTCCGCCCGACGGTAGCCTACGGCCCCTACCGAGAAACTGGCGGCTCTGCGTTCCTCGCCCAGATGATAGAGCGCCCCGCCCTTGGCAAGTCCTTCTCGGTCGAATTTGGTGACCAAATCATCGACTGGCAGTACGTCCGCGACATCGCCCAAGCGTTCCGCCTCGCCGCGTTCGCGCCCGAGGACGACCTGACACAGCGCGTCTACAACGTCCGCGGCGAACTCGCCACGATTCGAGAGGCTGCGGAGGTTGTGAAGAAGGTCATTCCGGACGCAGACCTCTCCGTCTCTGACGAAGGCGAACTGCCGTGGACGCAGGTGCTCGACATGACCAAAGCAAAGCAAGACCTCGGCTACGACCCCGAGTACGACCTCGAAACCGGGATTCGAGAGTACGTGAAAGTGCTCCGTGAAGAGGCTGGATTGGAACCGCTCTAA
- a CDS encoding cation-translocating P-type ATPase — translation MVGHDATVEATLDSVGSQPDGLSSDEAARRLLAHGENDLIDTEGRRPLSILVAQFSSLLIGVLVVAALLSAAVGHAIDALLIGIIVAANGAFGFVQDYRAEQSLLALRKLATPNATVRRDGRERNIPATDVVPGDMLILTQGSAVMADARLSSVQSLECDEAPLTGESLPVGKSVAPVSPDTPLAERTNMVYRGTTVTRGRGEAVVVATGMDTEMGEIAGALAAATAPLTPLQRDLAALGKSLGIGILFVSALLAPILVVLAGTDAVQAALAAVSLAVAAIPEGLPAVVTLTLALGVRRMAAEHALVRALPAVEALGTVDIICTDKTGTVTEGEMVVSQVWVPDRVYSLADDPSEDDRLRRLFEIGVVCNDATDDVGDPTEQALLGSARWYGLDPDAVRDAHPRVSERPFSAETQQMMTVHDDVAFVKGAPRPVLDHCSHVHTEAGVVPLTDDLRAQIREQTDAFAAAALRVLGFAYNTTNDPDESLIFVGLQGLLDPPRPEVATAIAECHRAGIDVKLITGDNRVTASVIAAHIGLSGATLDGTELDAMDDDELTARLSGTTVFARATPAHKVRILEALQAQGHVVAMTGDGVNDAPALKRADVGVAMGIRGTDVAAQSSDIVLLDDNFATIRTAIRNGRAVFDNIWKFVAYLLSANFAEVLLVFIASLAGYLILPAVQLLWINLLTDGLPALALGVDSTGDDVMDRQPRARATGILDRELLGFVGGAGVAAALVMLGLMVVVLDGAPTVTPYALTMVFTGFVLLEFVKLFVVRWLRGTPVINWWLFLAVAGSLALQLAVVYTPLRTYFGTVPLSLGDWGLLGIGMVTGGLLFVLVARIVRQFVVHS, via the coding sequence GTGGTGGGTCACGACGCGACGGTCGAGGCGACGCTCGATTCTGTCGGCAGTCAACCGGACGGCTTGTCGAGCGACGAGGCTGCGCGTCGCCTTTTAGCCCACGGTGAAAACGACCTCATCGACACCGAAGGCAGGCGACCACTGTCGATACTCGTCGCCCAGTTTTCGAGCCTGCTCATCGGCGTACTTGTGGTCGCGGCCCTTCTCTCTGCGGCCGTTGGTCACGCCATCGACGCGCTGCTTATCGGCATCATCGTCGCCGCGAATGGCGCGTTCGGATTCGTACAGGACTACCGCGCAGAGCAGAGTCTGCTCGCCCTGCGAAAACTCGCAACGCCGAACGCAACCGTCCGCAGAGACGGCCGTGAGCGGAACATTCCGGCGACCGACGTCGTCCCCGGTGACATGCTTATTTTGACGCAGGGCAGCGCCGTGATGGCGGATGCCCGGCTCTCTTCGGTCCAGTCGCTCGAATGCGACGAAGCGCCGCTGACCGGGGAGAGTTTGCCCGTTGGAAAATCTGTCGCGCCGGTTTCTCCGGACACACCACTCGCCGAACGGACGAACATGGTGTACCGGGGAACCACCGTCACCCGCGGTCGCGGCGAAGCCGTCGTCGTGGCAACCGGCATGGACACCGAGATGGGCGAAATCGCCGGGGCGCTCGCCGCAGCCACCGCGCCGCTGACGCCGCTTCAACGCGACCTCGCGGCGCTCGGAAAATCGCTCGGCATCGGCATTCTCTTCGTGTCTGCGTTGCTTGCGCCAATCTTAGTCGTCCTCGCTGGAACCGACGCCGTGCAGGCTGCGCTCGCCGCCGTCTCCCTCGCGGTGGCAGCCATTCCAGAGGGCCTTCCCGCGGTGGTGACGCTCACGCTCGCACTCGGCGTCAGACGGATGGCCGCAGAACACGCCCTCGTTCGGGCACTCCCCGCGGTCGAAGCCCTTGGAACGGTCGATATCATCTGCACGGACAAGACGGGCACCGTCACCGAAGGCGAGATGGTCGTGAGTCAAGTGTGGGTGCCAGACCGCGTGTATTCGCTCGCAGACGACCCGTCGGAGGACGACAGACTGCGCCGCCTGTTCGAAATCGGCGTCGTCTGCAACGACGCCACCGACGACGTGGGTGACCCGACCGAGCAGGCGTTACTCGGCTCTGCGCGCTGGTACGGCCTCGACCCGGACGCGGTTCGGGACGCCCACCCACGCGTCTCTGAACGCCCCTTTTCTGCAGAGACCCAGCAGATGATGACCGTCCACGACGACGTTGCTTTCGTCAAAGGCGCTCCCCGACCGGTGCTCGACCACTGCTCACACGTCCACACCGAGGCCGGTGTTGTCCCGCTCACTGACGACCTGCGTGCGCAAATCCGCGAGCAAACGGACGCCTTCGCCGCGGCGGCGCTCCGCGTTCTCGGCTTCGCCTACAACACCACCAACGACCCGGACGAGTCGCTCATCTTCGTCGGGTTACAGGGCCTGCTTGACCCGCCCCGTCCAGAGGTCGCCACCGCAATCGCGGAGTGCCACCGCGCCGGTATCGACGTCAAACTCATCACGGGCGACAACCGCGTCACGGCAAGCGTCATCGCAGCCCATATTGGCCTTTCGGGCGCAACGCTCGACGGGACGGAACTCGATGCGATGGACGACGACGAACTCACCGCGCGCCTGTCTGGAACCACCGTGTTCGCCCGGGCGACGCCCGCCCACAAGGTGCGAATTTTAGAAGCGTTACAGGCGCAGGGCCACGTCGTGGCGATGACCGGCGACGGCGTGAACGACGCGCCCGCGCTCAAGCGCGCAGACGTGGGCGTGGCGATGGGAATACGCGGGACGGACGTGGCCGCCCAGAGCAGCGACATCGTCCTCCTCGACGACAATTTCGCCACGATTCGCACCGCAATCCGAAACGGACGGGCCGTCTTCGACAACATCTGGAAGTTCGTTGCCTACCTGCTCTCTGCGAACTTCGCGGAGGTGCTGTTGGTGTTCATCGCCTCGCTCGCCGGGTATCTCATCCTCCCGGCGGTGCAACTGCTCTGGATAAACCTCCTTACTGACGGTCTGCCCGCACTCGCACTTGGTGTTGATTCGACGGGCGACGATGTGATGGACAGACAGCCAAGAGCGCGCGCCACAGGCATCCTCGACCGCGAACTGCTTGGCTTTGTTGGCGGGGCTGGCGTGGCCGCCGCGCTGGTGATGCTCGGACTGATGGTGGTCGTCCTCGACGGCGCGCCAACAGTGACACCCTACGCCCTCACGATGGTGTTCACGGGGTTCGTCCTGCTCGAATTTGTCAAACTGTTCGTCGTGCGCTGGCTTCGCGGCACGCCGGTTATCAACTGGTGGCTGTTTCTCGCGGTTGCAGGCTCGCTTGCACTCCAACTCGCCGTCGTCTACACGCCGCTTCGCACCTATTTTGGCACCGTCCCGCTCAGCCTCGGCGATTGGGGACTTCTCGGAATCGGAATGGTGACCGGCGGACTTCTGTTCGTTCTCGTCGCCCGCATCGTGCGCCAATTCGTCGTTCACTCGTGA
- a CDS encoding Xaa-Pro peptidase family protein — protein MTRYRRDFMEGTRGTQAVDWEERINTQRLREERHARAVEQLNAEGLGSMLLIDDPNVRYVTGLAMTGGSGADHYTLLTADGSVVHWDTADHASNQRFNCPWLADIRYACPGLGNVPRASGSPSARKFLLGKMAETVVEAMEEYGVKGQPMGIDVANGGLVSAFEERGVQVEAEKCSRAMETARKTKTKDEIECLRQVAAICEAGFQKIKEVARPGMRESEVWGEAVRELWRHGAFVGGGYLTSGPNTWPKHQANTTDRILRPGDLVYADFYNIGYLGYRSCYYRTFSLGEPTKAQKEAYELARSNLYAVLDRIEPGATTDDVCKGFPDMEGEHADYYGATDHWQMTTNHWAHGLGLQLYEVPLIWRGISEDHPIGLEEGMTMAVETQEPADRQGVRLEEMVVVRENGVEILSQWPSDEITVIDY, from the coding sequence ATGACGCGATACCGTCGAGATTTCATGGAGGGAACCCGCGGCACGCAAGCGGTAGACTGGGAAGAGCGCATCAACACCCAGCGCCTCCGCGAAGAGCGCCACGCGCGGGCGGTCGAACAGCTCAACGCAGAAGGCCTCGGGAGCATGCTCCTCATCGACGACCCGAACGTCCGGTACGTGACCGGCCTCGCCATGACTGGCGGGAGTGGCGCAGACCATTATACGTTGCTCACAGCGGACGGCTCGGTCGTCCACTGGGACACCGCAGATCACGCGAGCAACCAGCGCTTTAACTGCCCGTGGCTCGCTGACATTCGCTACGCCTGCCCCGGCCTCGGAAACGTCCCACGGGCATCTGGAAGCCCCTCTGCCCGGAAGTTCTTACTCGGGAAGATGGCCGAAACCGTCGTCGAGGCGATGGAGGAGTACGGCGTCAAAGGCCAGCCCATGGGCATCGACGTGGCGAACGGCGGCCTCGTCTCTGCCTTCGAAGAGCGCGGCGTGCAGGTCGAAGCCGAGAAATGTTCGCGGGCGATGGAGACGGCGCGAAAGACGAAGACGAAAGACGAAATCGAGTGCCTGCGACAGGTCGCGGCCATCTGCGAAGCGGGCTTCCAGAAAATCAAGGAAGTCGCCCGTCCCGGCATGCGCGAATCTGAGGTGTGGGGCGAGGCTGTCCGCGAACTCTGGCGACATGGTGCGTTCGTCGGCGGGGGCTACCTCACCTCCGGGCCGAACACGTGGCCAAAACATCAGGCGAACACGACGGACAGAATCCTGCGACCCGGCGACCTCGTGTACGCCGACTTCTACAACATCGGCTATCTCGGCTACCGTTCGTGTTACTACCGCACCTTCTCGCTTGGCGAGCCAACGAAGGCGCAGAAAGAAGCCTACGAACTCGCTCGCTCGAACCTCTACGCCGTCCTCGACCGCATCGAACCGGGTGCGACGACCGACGACGTGTGCAAGGGTTTCCCCGACATGGAGGGCGAACACGCAGACTACTACGGCGCGACCGACCACTGGCAAATGACGACCAACCACTGGGCACACGGTCTCGGCCTCCAACTCTACGAGGTGCCGCTCATCTGGCGGGGTATCTCAGAAGACCACCCAATCGGACTGGAAGAAGGGATGACGATGGCCGTCGAAACGCAAGAACCCGCAGACAGACAGGGCGTGCGCTTAGAGGAGATGGTCGTCGTCAGGGAGAATGGCGTCGAAATCCTGAGCCAGTGGCCGTCTGACGAGATTACCGTTATCGACTATTGA
- a CDS encoding thiamine pyrophosphate-binding protein produces MNTATHLTETLVELDVEFVFGYPGGRVIELFSELGDTPIQVIRPRDEREASVMAELYGRLTRKPGVLAGQGPWIGSLGAIGQMEARLGSSPMVVLTEASERGEYSTLAPYQQARGDYGGLSLPDILGAITKEHWFPRTPVETLRSVHLAFKHATSGRPGPTAVILDGGAVSKEVPENPVPPLWDANAQTKTWKSRPTAGDLDQAVAALEAADRPVIVAGNGIHAADAYDELVAVADAYDCAVATSYLGKSTIAETHPRAAGVIGSFGHEGANQVVSEADVLLVVGSRLNPMDSNWQAPEFIRPDEQTIIHADADTRNAGWVYPADVGLIGDAKETLAALVARGEAAAGWAKDRVAEAQQDFTAPECDSDAAPVKPQRAVKEIERVVDEDTIVTADSGNNRFWLLNYLQTPAPRTYFGSGGVGGMGWAGPAAVSAALATDKDVLAVAGDGGFAMTMTSIETAVEYGVAPTYVVLNDTSLGMVREMDADMPGVEFQNTDFVAVAEALGGTGIRANSPGELRAGLKAGNAADTPTVIDVRIDRSERMADTLQSSFYASVGGLHE; encoded by the coding sequence ATGAACACCGCAACCCACCTCACAGAAACCCTCGTAGAACTGGACGTCGAGTTCGTTTTTGGCTACCCCGGCGGCCGCGTCATCGAACTGTTCTCAGAACTCGGTGACACGCCGATTCAAGTTATCCGCCCGCGCGACGAACGCGAAGCGAGCGTGATGGCGGAGCTGTACGGCCGACTCACCCGCAAACCAGGCGTCCTCGCCGGACAGGGACCATGGATTGGCAGCCTCGGCGCAATCGGACAGATGGAAGCCCGGCTCGGCTCTTCGCCGATGGTCGTCCTCACCGAAGCCTCAGAGCGCGGCGAGTATTCGACGCTCGCGCCGTACCAACAGGCAAGAGGCGACTACGGGGGTCTCTCACTTCCCGACATCCTCGGGGCGATAACGAAAGAACACTGGTTCCCTCGCACACCGGTCGAAACCCTACGGAGCGTCCACCTCGCGTTCAAACACGCGACCAGCGGGCGACCCGGCCCAACCGCCGTCATCCTTGATGGGGGTGCAGTCTCGAAGGAGGTTCCAGAAAACCCCGTGCCGCCGCTTTGGGACGCCAACGCACAGACGAAGACGTGGAAGTCCCGACCAACTGCTGGCGACCTCGACCAAGCTGTCGCCGCGCTCGAAGCCGCAGACCGACCGGTCATCGTCGCCGGCAATGGTATCCACGCCGCAGATGCCTACGACGAACTCGTCGCGGTCGCCGACGCCTACGACTGCGCCGTGGCGACCTCGTATCTCGGGAAATCCACCATCGCAGAGACCCACCCGCGCGCCGCTGGCGTCATCGGTTCGTTTGGTCACGAAGGCGCAAACCAAGTCGTGAGCGAGGCCGACGTGCTTCTCGTGGTTGGCTCGCGGCTCAACCCGATGGACTCGAACTGGCAAGCCCCCGAATTCATCCGCCCCGACGAGCAAACCATCATCCACGCGGACGCAGACACGCGAAACGCCGGGTGGGTGTACCCCGCAGACGTTGGCCTCATCGGCGACGCGAAAGAGACCTTGGCCGCGCTCGTAGCCCGTGGCGAGGCAGCTGCAGGGTGGGCGAAAGACCGGGTGGCCGAGGCTCAACAGGACTTCACCGCACCCGAGTGCGACTCGGACGCAGCTCCCGTCAAACCACAGCGCGCCGTCAAAGAAATCGAGCGCGTGGTTGACGAAGACACCATCGTTACCGCAGACTCCGGAAACAACCGCTTTTGGCTGTTAAACTACCTCCAGACGCCCGCGCCGCGAACCTACTTCGGGAGCGGTGGCGTTGGCGGGATGGGGTGGGCTGGTCCCGCGGCCGTAAGCGCGGCGCTCGCGACGGACAAAGACGTGCTTGCCGTGGCCGGAGACGGTGGGTTTGCGATGACGATGACCTCCATCGAGACAGCCGTCGAATACGGCGTCGCGCCCACCTACGTCGTGCTCAACGACACGAGCCTCGGGATGGTACGCGAGATGGACGCCGACATGCCTGGTGTGGAGTTCCAGAACACGGACTTCGTCGCCGTAGCGGAGGCGCTTGGCGGGACTGGGATTCGCGCAAACTCCCCTGGCGAACTCAGAGCAGGCCTCAAAGCAGGCAACGCCGCGGACACGCCAACGGTCATCGACGTGCGTATCGACCGGTCAGAACGGATGGCGGACACGCTTCAATCGTCGTTCTACGCCTCGGTTGGCGGCCTTCACGAGTGA
- a CDS encoding EthD domain-containing protein codes for MYKHVALLVRKEGLTHEAFVDYWQTNHVPIAREIEGVVKYATVLPVTPEAAEFDGLAELYFEDLDALHDALGSEGSRDYDPAKGKAKEAREDVNNFLDIQRRPRFIGEVIVQRDDVSGDTEGLYKHSAFLVRKDGMTHEEFVDHWQNNHTPIAREIEGVVKYDTILPTDPENAEFDGVAELYFEDLDALHDALGSEGSRDYDPAKGKAKEAREDVNNFLSIGDRPRFIGKETVQKDETGH; via the coding sequence ATGTACAAGCACGTCGCGCTTTTGGTCAGAAAAGAGGGGTTGACCCACGAGGCGTTCGTTGACTATTGGCAGACGAACCACGTACCAATCGCCCGTGAAATCGAGGGCGTCGTCAAGTACGCGACGGTGCTCCCGGTCACGCCCGAGGCAGCCGAGTTCGACGGCCTCGCAGAGCTATATTTCGAGGATTTAGACGCGCTCCACGACGCGCTCGGGAGCGAAGGCTCGCGCGACTACGACCCGGCCAAGGGCAAAGCCAAAGAAGCTCGTGAGGACGTGAACAACTTCCTCGACATCCAGCGCCGCCCCCGGTTCATCGGCGAGGTCATCGTCCAGCGAGACGACGTGAGCGGCGACACCGAGGGCCTCTACAAGCACTCCGCGTTCCTCGTCCGCAAGGATGGGATGACCCACGAGGAATTCGTCGACCACTGGCAGAACAACCACACGCCAATCGCTCGCGAAATCGAAGGCGTCGTCAAGTACGACACCATCTTGCCGACCGACCCCGAAAACGCCGAGTTCGACGGCGTGGCCGAACTCTACTTCGAGGATTTGGATGCGCTCCACGACGCGCTCGGGAGCGAAGGCTCGCGCGACTACGACCCGGCAAAGGGCAAAGCAAAGGAAGCCCGCGAGGACGTGAACAACTTTCTCTCGATTGGCGACCGCCCACGCTTCATCGGGAAGGAAACGGTCCAGAAAGACGAGACGGGGCACTGA
- a CDS encoding LUD domain-containing protein yields the protein MSTDTVRTFESALDGKADDIVRTSPDTFSTDLAALLEPPTVGTALRGSLSYDDASVTVDPTPQELLAAETGVSHAGLAVADYGTVTLRTTTDADEFISLYPSRHVIVVAEADITPSMTDAFSQLEEEFDAGTRTQILATGPSATADMGSLVRGVHGPESIHVLIVEER from the coding sequence ATGAGTACCGATACCGTCCGCACGTTCGAGTCCGCACTCGATGGGAAGGCGGACGACATCGTGCGAACGTCTCCAGATACGTTTTCGACCGACCTCGCCGCCCTTCTCGAACCACCTACCGTCGGCACCGCACTCCGGGGATCGCTCTCGTACGACGACGCCTCCGTCACCGTTGACCCGACGCCGCAAGAACTGCTCGCCGCGGAAACCGGCGTCTCGCACGCCGGTCTCGCCGTCGCCGACTACGGAACCGTCACCCTCCGGACGACGACTGACGCAGACGAGTTCATCTCGCTCTATCCGAGTCGCCACGTCATCGTCGTTGCGGAGGCGGACATCACACCGAGCATGACCGACGCATTCTCCCAACTCGAAGAAGAGTTTGACGCAGGCACGCGCACCCAAATTCTCGCCACCGGCCCAAGTGCGACCGCCGACATGGGCTCGCTCGTTCGCGGTGTCCACGGCCCTGAGAGCATTCACGTGCTCATCGTGGAGGAACGATGA
- a CDS encoding HD domain-containing protein: MDREAQVRESFPELDAIRDDDLRDRVVEAWARGLERGGWRDIADIPYAWNIHEVTNVEHTRGVVKIAVASAEIQRDFHGADPDFDVIRAACLLHDVGKCYEYVTHVDDHLTDPNPTYVTEDIPHSLSGYALAHEVGVPLAVQRAIPHFIGEIPRRTMEAELVKSANSASSNAITQATMGISLKEWVKRYSQTQA, encoded by the coding sequence ATGGATCGAGAGGCACAGGTCAGAGAGTCGTTTCCTGAACTCGATGCCATCCGCGACGACGACCTCCGCGACCGTGTCGTCGAGGCGTGGGCACGCGGTCTCGAACGCGGCGGGTGGCGCGACATCGCGGACATCCCCTACGCATGGAACATCCACGAGGTGACCAACGTCGAACACACCCGTGGCGTCGTGAAAATCGCCGTGGCGAGCGCGGAGATTCAGCGCGACTTCCACGGCGCTGACCCCGATTTTGACGTGATTCGCGCCGCCTGCCTGCTCCACGACGTGGGCAAGTGCTACGAATACGTCACGCACGTGGACGACCACCTGACCGACCCTAACCCAACCTACGTTACCGAGGATATCCCGCACTCACTGTCGGGCTACGCCCTCGCCCATGAGGTGGGTGTCCCGCTCGCCGTCCAGCGCGCGATTCCGCATTTCATCGGCGAGATTCCACGCCGGACGATGGAAGCCGAACTCGTCAAAAGCGCGAACTCGGCGTCCTCGAACGCCATCACGCAGGCCACGATGGGGATTAGTCTGAAAGAGTGGGTCAAACGCTACTCCCAGACCCAAGCGTAA
- the cutA gene encoding divalent-cation tolerance protein CutA, producing MPTVYITAPPEAADTIAHALVEARLAACVNLLPCRSVYRWNDAVHEDDEVALLAKTTDAQYDALVSRVGELHPYDVPCIERFDETAILDAYAQWRDDAVSEN from the coding sequence ATGCCCACCGTTTACATTACCGCCCCACCGGAGGCCGCCGACACGATTGCCCACGCGCTGGTCGAAGCACGACTCGCGGCGTGCGTGAATCTCCTCCCTTGCCGGTCGGTGTACCGCTGGAACGACGCCGTCCACGAAGACGACGAAGTCGCGCTTCTCGCGAAAACCACCGACGCCCAGTACGATGCACTCGTCTCTCGCGTTGGTGAACTCCACCCCTACGACGTGCCGTGTATCGAGCGATTTGACGAGACTGCAATTCTCGATGCGTACGCTCAGTGGCGCGACGACGCCGTCTCAGAAAATTAG
- a CDS encoding pyridoxal phosphate-dependent aminotransferase, with translation MFSVISYLDWIAGRPEEAAYDLGSSDLRTSSPSYTRVTPSVLSGLEDPPETVALESQIAAAYGVAPKNVLITAGATHANFLAIAATVGIEREAEDSPEQRILVEKPGYEPLVVTPEALNSQTDRFLRMEETDWQLDADRVESALTDETDLVMVTNRHNPSGVLTGRDALADLAADCANAGARLLVDEVYGAFVEEPASDLAFGGVTAAGLDNTIVTGSLTKFLGLGELRIGWLIADAAFVKRANHILQYVPSISGPSVALARRAFHNAAQLAEHARSHLTENHAQLTAFVEDRDDLTGTIQPGCTFGLLFHEAVDGDELAAAAWDAGILVVPGRFFGVPEGFRIAASRSPADVEAALAAFAEVLDSL, from the coding sequence ATGTTCTCTGTCATCTCGTATCTCGACTGGATTGCTGGGCGGCCAGAGGAGGCCGCCTACGACCTCGGGTCGAGCGACCTTCGCACGAGCAGTCCCTCGTATACGCGTGTAACGCCATCGGTCCTCTCAGGCCTCGAAGACCCACCCGAAACGGTAGCGCTCGAATCGCAGATTGCCGCCGCTTACGGAGTCGCGCCGAAAAACGTGCTCATCACCGCCGGGGCAACGCACGCAAACTTTCTCGCTATCGCGGCGACCGTTGGAATCGAGCGCGAAGCCGAAGACAGCCCAGAACAGCGAATCCTCGTCGAAAAGCCGGGCTACGAACCGCTCGTCGTGACGCCGGAAGCGCTCAACAGCCAGACCGACCGCTTTCTTCGAATGGAGGAAACCGATTGGCAACTCGATGCAGACCGGGTCGAAAGCGCGCTCACCGACGAAACAGACCTCGTCATGGTCACCAATCGTCACAATCCTTCGGGCGTCTTGACCGGCCGCGACGCACTCGCTGACCTCGCAGCTGACTGTGCCAACGCCGGTGCGCGCTTGCTTGTCGATGAGGTGTACGGCGCGTTCGTTGAAGAGCCAGCCAGTGACCTCGCCTTCGGCGGCGTCACAGCAGCGGGACTCGACAACACCATCGTCACGGGGTCGCTCACGAAATTCCTCGGCCTCGGTGAACTCCGCATTGGCTGGCTCATCGCGGATGCCGCGTTTGTGAAGCGAGCAAATCACATCTTGCAGTACGTCCCGTCGATTTCCGGCCCGAGCGTCGCCCTCGCCCGTCGTGCCTTTCACAACGCAGCCCAGCTCGCAGAACACGCTCGCTCACACCTCACGGAGAACCACGCCCAACTCACGGCGTTCGTCGAAGACCGCGACGACCTCACGGGAACCATCCAGCCCGGCTGTACGTTTGGGCTCCTCTTTCACGAGGCAGTCGATGGCGACGAACTCGCCGCCGCCGCGTGGGACGCAGGCATTCTCGTCGTCCCCGGCCGATTCTTCGGCGTCCCTGAAGGCTTTCGAATCGCGGCTTCGCGGTCACCAGCAGACGTGGAAGCCGCACTCGCGGCATTCGCTGAGGTTCTCGATTCGCTGTAA
- a CDS encoding HEWD family protein, with product MPETIVPPRERTCLQCGRADVWDDAVENWRIATIDGEKRIGTPHCIHEWNINGTYNPFEA from the coding sequence ATGCCTGAAACGATTGTCCCACCTCGAGAGCGAACCTGCCTCCAGTGTGGGCGCGCTGACGTGTGGGACGACGCGGTTGAAAACTGGCGAATCGCAACGATTGACGGCGAAAAGCGCATCGGCACGCCCCACTGCATCCACGAGTGGAATATAAACGGCACGTACAACCCGTTCGAAGCCTAA